In Bombus affinis isolate iyBomAffi1 chromosome 8, iyBomAffi1.2, whole genome shotgun sequence, the following proteins share a genomic window:
- the LOC126919173 gene encoding cell division cycle protein 23 homolog isoform X2, producing the protein MEESIKFDIKEVKTDLLRAINECSQRGLLHTTKWLAELSYSLKDVKLNIHDTTVDLYLSEPSEEEDTYILAKTYFDLKEYDRAAYFTEQCKTSKVRFLHLYSRYLSGEKKKIDDMTVVPPDPLKNESLRLLCADLRKDHLANKLDGFSLYLFGVTLKKLQLTREAMDVLVDATHKQPMHWGSWLELASLITDREKLENLCLPNHWMKHFFMAHMYLELQLIDEGLALYYELQSMGFAKNGYVLAQTAMTVNYRRDVDNAIETFKRIIKADPYCLDNMDTYSNILYVKEMKVELAYLAHRATEIDKYRLETCCIVGNYYSLRGDHQKASMYFHRALKLNPQYLSAWTLLGHEFMEMRNTNGAIHSYRQAIEVNKRDYRAWYGLGQTYEILKMPFYALYYYKQAQLLRPHDSRMVQALGEAYEKQNKIQDALKCYYKACNVGDIEGMALLKLATLYEKLGEHDHAAAAYTDFVMDEFINADRTDLSHAYKYLTQYHLKREQLDHANHYAQKCLQFDETKEEAKALLRTIAQKRGKFEHSMVEDMNETDPVIEQGERADATPGSQLSPMNLSFMPTP; encoded by the exons ATGGAAGAATCGATAAAGTTTGATATTAAGGAGGTTAAAACCGATCTTTTGCGCGCGATAAATGAATGTTCCCAACGCGGATTATTACATACCACAAAATG GCTAGCAGAATTAAGTTATTCCTTGAAAgatgttaaattaaatatacatgACACTACTGTTGACTTGTATTTATCAGAGCCAAGCGAAGAGGAAGACACGTATATTTTAGCAAAAACTTATTTTGATTTGAAAGAATATGATAGAGCTGCTTATTTTACCGAGCAATGTAAAACATCAAAAGTTCGATTTTTACATCTGTATTCTCGCTATTTATCaggtgaaaagaaaaaaatagatgaCATGACAGTGGTGCCTCCAGATCCTTTGAAAAACGAAAGTTTAAGATTGTTATGTGCTGACTTAAGAAAAGATCACCTGGCAAATAAACTTGATGGTTTTAGTCTTTATCTTTTTGGTGTAACTTTAAAAAAATTACAACTTACCAGGGAAGCCATGGATGTGTTGGTTGATGCAACGCATAAGCAACCCATGCATTGGGGATCTTGGTTAGAATTAGCTTCTTTAATCACTGACAGGGAGAAGCTTGAAAATTTGTGCTTACCTAATCATTGGATGAAGCATTTTTTTATGGCTCATATGTATTTAGAACTGCAATTAATAGATGAAGGTTTAGCATTATATTACGAATTACAATCAATGGGGTTTGCAAAAAATGGTTACGTACTTGCTCAAACTGCAATGACTGTAAACTACAGAAGAG ATGTTGATAATGCTATAGAAACATTTAAGAGGATAATAAAAGCAGATCCTTATTGTTTAGACAATATGGATACATATTCTAATATCCTCTATGTGAAAGAAATGAAAGTTGAACTGGCATATTTAGCTCACAGAGCAACAGAAATTGATAAATACAGGTTAGAAACATGTTGTATAGTAG GAAATTATTATAGTTTAAGAGGAGATCATCAAAAAGCATCGATGTATTTCCATAGAGCATTAAAATTAAATCCACAATATCTTTCTGCTTGGACATTACTTGGTCATGAGTTTATGGAAATGAGAAATACCAATGGTGCTATTCATAGCTATAGACAAGCTATTG AAGTCAATAAGCGGGATTACAGAGCATGGTACGGTTTGGGTCAGAcatatgaaattttaaaaatgccGTTCTACGCACTGTATTATTATAAACAGGCTCAATTACTAAGGCCACATGATAGTAGAATGGTACAGGCATTAGGAGAAGCATacgaaaaacaaaataaaatacaagaCGCGTTAAAATGTTATTATAAAGCATGCAATGTTGGTGATATCGAAGGAATGGCGTTGTTGAAATTAGCCAC GTTATATGAAAAATTAGGTGAACATGATCATGCAGCAGCAGCATATACGGATTTTGTGATGGATGAATTTATAAATGCAGATAGAACTGACTTAAGCCATGCATACAAATATTTAACGCAGTATCATTTAAAACGAGAACAGTTGGACCATGCTAATCATTATGCTCAGAAATGTTTGCAATTTGACGAGACAAAAGAAGAAGCTAAAGCATTACTAAGAACGATTGCACAAAAGAGGGGAAAATTTGAACATTCGATG GTGGAAGATATGAATGAGACAGACCCGGTTATCGAACAAGGGGAAAGAGCAGATGCTACACCAGGAAGTCAGTTATCGCCGATGAATTTGTCATTTATGCCTACGCCGTAA
- the LOC126919173 gene encoding cell division cycle protein 23 homolog isoform X1 → MEESIKFDIKEVKTDLLRAINECSQRGLLHTTKWLAELSYSLKDVKLNIHDTTVDLYLSEPSEEEDTYILAKTYFDLKEYDRAAYFTEQCKTSKVRFLHLYSRYLSGEKKKIDDMTVVPPDPLKNESLRLLCADLRKDHLANKLDGFSLYLFGVTLKKLQLTREAMDVLVDATHKQPMHWGSWLELASLITDREKLENLCLPNHWMKHFFMAHMYLELQLIDEGLALYYELQSMGFAKNGYVLAQTAMTVNYRRDVDNAIETFKRIIKADPYCLDNMDTYSNILYVKEMKVELAYLAHRATEIDKYRLETCCIVGNYYSLRGDHQKASMYFHRALKLNPQYLSAWTLLGHEFMEMRNTNGAIHSYRQAIEVNKRDYRAWYGLGQTYEILKMPFYALYYYKQAQLLRPHDSRMVQALGEAYEKQNKIQDALKCYYKACNVGDIEGMALLKLATLYEKLGEHDHAAAAYTDFVMDEFINADRTDLSHAYKYLTQYHLKREQLDHANHYAQKCLQFDETKEEAKALLRTIAQKRGKFEHSMVVEDMNETDPVIEQGERADATPGSQLSPMNLSFMPTP, encoded by the exons ATGGAAGAATCGATAAAGTTTGATATTAAGGAGGTTAAAACCGATCTTTTGCGCGCGATAAATGAATGTTCCCAACGCGGATTATTACATACCACAAAATG GCTAGCAGAATTAAGTTATTCCTTGAAAgatgttaaattaaatatacatgACACTACTGTTGACTTGTATTTATCAGAGCCAAGCGAAGAGGAAGACACGTATATTTTAGCAAAAACTTATTTTGATTTGAAAGAATATGATAGAGCTGCTTATTTTACCGAGCAATGTAAAACATCAAAAGTTCGATTTTTACATCTGTATTCTCGCTATTTATCaggtgaaaagaaaaaaatagatgaCATGACAGTGGTGCCTCCAGATCCTTTGAAAAACGAAAGTTTAAGATTGTTATGTGCTGACTTAAGAAAAGATCACCTGGCAAATAAACTTGATGGTTTTAGTCTTTATCTTTTTGGTGTAACTTTAAAAAAATTACAACTTACCAGGGAAGCCATGGATGTGTTGGTTGATGCAACGCATAAGCAACCCATGCATTGGGGATCTTGGTTAGAATTAGCTTCTTTAATCACTGACAGGGAGAAGCTTGAAAATTTGTGCTTACCTAATCATTGGATGAAGCATTTTTTTATGGCTCATATGTATTTAGAACTGCAATTAATAGATGAAGGTTTAGCATTATATTACGAATTACAATCAATGGGGTTTGCAAAAAATGGTTACGTACTTGCTCAAACTGCAATGACTGTAAACTACAGAAGAG ATGTTGATAATGCTATAGAAACATTTAAGAGGATAATAAAAGCAGATCCTTATTGTTTAGACAATATGGATACATATTCTAATATCCTCTATGTGAAAGAAATGAAAGTTGAACTGGCATATTTAGCTCACAGAGCAACAGAAATTGATAAATACAGGTTAGAAACATGTTGTATAGTAG GAAATTATTATAGTTTAAGAGGAGATCATCAAAAAGCATCGATGTATTTCCATAGAGCATTAAAATTAAATCCACAATATCTTTCTGCTTGGACATTACTTGGTCATGAGTTTATGGAAATGAGAAATACCAATGGTGCTATTCATAGCTATAGACAAGCTATTG AAGTCAATAAGCGGGATTACAGAGCATGGTACGGTTTGGGTCAGAcatatgaaattttaaaaatgccGTTCTACGCACTGTATTATTATAAACAGGCTCAATTACTAAGGCCACATGATAGTAGAATGGTACAGGCATTAGGAGAAGCATacgaaaaacaaaataaaatacaagaCGCGTTAAAATGTTATTATAAAGCATGCAATGTTGGTGATATCGAAGGAATGGCGTTGTTGAAATTAGCCAC GTTATATGAAAAATTAGGTGAACATGATCATGCAGCAGCAGCATATACGGATTTTGTGATGGATGAATTTATAAATGCAGATAGAACTGACTTAAGCCATGCATACAAATATTTAACGCAGTATCATTTAAAACGAGAACAGTTGGACCATGCTAATCATTATGCTCAGAAATGTTTGCAATTTGACGAGACAAAAGAAGAAGCTAAAGCATTACTAAGAACGATTGCACAAAAGAGGGGAAAATTTGAACATTCGATGGTG GTGGAAGATATGAATGAGACAGACCCGGTTATCGAACAAGGGGAAAGAGCAGATGCTACACCAGGAAGTCAGTTATCGCCGATGAATTTGTCATTTATGCCTACGCCGTAA
- the LOC126919173 gene encoding cell division cycle protein 23 homolog isoform X3 yields the protein MEESIKFDIKEVKTDLLRAINECSQRGLLHTTKWLAELSYSLKDVKLNIHDTTVDLYLSEPSEEEDTYILAKTYFDLKEYDRAAYFTEQCKTSKVRFLHLYSRYLSGEKKKIDDMTVVPPDPLKNESLRLLCADLRKDHLANKLDGFSLYLFGVTLKKLQLTREAMDVLVDATHKQPMHWGSWLELASLITDREKLENLCLPNHWMKHFFMAHMYLELQLIDEGLALYYELQSMGFAKNGYVLAQTAMTVNYRRDVDNAIETFKRIIKADPYCLDNMDTYSNILYVKEMKVELAYLAHRATEIDKYRLETCCIVGNYYSLRGDHQKASMYFHRALKLNPQYLSAWTLLGHEFMEMRNTNGAIHSYRQAIEVNKRDYRAWYGLGQTYEILKMPFYALYYYKQAQLLRPHDSRMVQALGEAYEKQNKIQDALKCYYKACNVGDIEGMALLKLAT from the exons ATGGAAGAATCGATAAAGTTTGATATTAAGGAGGTTAAAACCGATCTTTTGCGCGCGATAAATGAATGTTCCCAACGCGGATTATTACATACCACAAAATG GCTAGCAGAATTAAGTTATTCCTTGAAAgatgttaaattaaatatacatgACACTACTGTTGACTTGTATTTATCAGAGCCAAGCGAAGAGGAAGACACGTATATTTTAGCAAAAACTTATTTTGATTTGAAAGAATATGATAGAGCTGCTTATTTTACCGAGCAATGTAAAACATCAAAAGTTCGATTTTTACATCTGTATTCTCGCTATTTATCaggtgaaaagaaaaaaatagatgaCATGACAGTGGTGCCTCCAGATCCTTTGAAAAACGAAAGTTTAAGATTGTTATGTGCTGACTTAAGAAAAGATCACCTGGCAAATAAACTTGATGGTTTTAGTCTTTATCTTTTTGGTGTAACTTTAAAAAAATTACAACTTACCAGGGAAGCCATGGATGTGTTGGTTGATGCAACGCATAAGCAACCCATGCATTGGGGATCTTGGTTAGAATTAGCTTCTTTAATCACTGACAGGGAGAAGCTTGAAAATTTGTGCTTACCTAATCATTGGATGAAGCATTTTTTTATGGCTCATATGTATTTAGAACTGCAATTAATAGATGAAGGTTTAGCATTATATTACGAATTACAATCAATGGGGTTTGCAAAAAATGGTTACGTACTTGCTCAAACTGCAATGACTGTAAACTACAGAAGAG ATGTTGATAATGCTATAGAAACATTTAAGAGGATAATAAAAGCAGATCCTTATTGTTTAGACAATATGGATACATATTCTAATATCCTCTATGTGAAAGAAATGAAAGTTGAACTGGCATATTTAGCTCACAGAGCAACAGAAATTGATAAATACAGGTTAGAAACATGTTGTATAGTAG GAAATTATTATAGTTTAAGAGGAGATCATCAAAAAGCATCGATGTATTTCCATAGAGCATTAAAATTAAATCCACAATATCTTTCTGCTTGGACATTACTTGGTCATGAGTTTATGGAAATGAGAAATACCAATGGTGCTATTCATAGCTATAGACAAGCTATTG AAGTCAATAAGCGGGATTACAGAGCATGGTACGGTTTGGGTCAGAcatatgaaattttaaaaatgccGTTCTACGCACTGTATTATTATAAACAGGCTCAATTACTAAGGCCACATGATAGTAGAATGGTACAGGCATTAGGAGAAGCATacgaaaaacaaaataaaatacaagaCGCGTTAAAATGTTATTATAAAGCATGCAATGTTGGTGATATCGAAGGAATGGCGTTGTTGAAATTAGCCAC GTGA
- the LOC126919181 gene encoding secretion-regulating guanine nucleotide exchange factor isoform X2: MSYSLISWGANSHGQLGQGIESEECVLPCEVDLSKCSLEPKKIKKIVGGAGHTLILDDSGRVYSCGWNNKGQVGFPTKDSILSFRELNEKLKNKVIVDIACGWDCSAALTVEGTLLLWGSNRFGQLGKHPNSLQWTHEPFEVVTGRKIKGISMGLRHTVLLTEDCKILVAGTGSKGQLGLSFSNSKGTLNAAYSFTEVLTLSDIESVSCGQYHTIAVAKDGNIYAFGDNKYGQLGLNTDACPKTFIPIKLSDVQFKLPINMYSGWSHVIVLNDNNIFGWGRNTYGQLGITKLEKASTWKAARIENLPKMHRISAGSEHNVALTENGEILCWGWNEHGNCGNGHTKDVKFPEQLLLPYNYTGIHIGSGAAHSFAKICNST, encoded by the exons ATGTCCTATTCCTTAATATCGTGG GGTGCTAATTCTCACGGCCAACTTGGACAAGGAATTGAGTCGGAAGAGTGTGTTTTACCATGTGAAGTTGATTTATCAAAGTGCTCCCTAGAaccgaaaaaaataaaaaaaatagttGGCGGTGCTGGTCACACGTTAATTTTAGATGATTCTGGTCGCGTTTATTCTTGCGGTTGGAACAATAAAGGACAAGTAGGCTTTCCGACGAAGGATAGTATTTTATCATTTCgagaattaaatgaaaaattaaagaaCAAGGTTATCGTGGATATAGCGTGCGGCTGGGATTGTTCCGCTGCATTAACAGTAGAAGGCACTTTACTCCTGTGGGGCTCGAATCGTTTCGGTCAATTAGGAAAACATCCGAACAGTCTCCAATGGACACACGAACCCTTCGAAGTTGTAACTGGTCgaaaaattaaaggaatttcGATGGGTTTAAGACACACTGTCCTACTAACGGAAGATTGTAAAATTTTAGTAGCAGGAACAGGTAGCAAAGGACAGTTAGGTTTAAGCTTCTCGAATAGTAAGGGAACTTTAAATGCAGCATATAGTTTTACAGAAG ttttaACGTTATCGGACATCGAGAGCGTCAGTTGTGGTCAATACCATACAATCGCGGTAGCGAAAGATggaaatatttatgcatttgGTGATAATAAATACGGGCAATTAGGATTAAATACAGATGCATGTCCAAAAACATTCATTCCAATAAAACTATCGGATGTTCAGTTTAAATTGCCAATTAATATGTACAGTGGTTGGTCGCATGTAATTGtattaaatg ATAATAACATTTTTGGTTGGGGCCGAAATACATATGGGCAGTTAGGTATTACGAAACTCGAAAAGGCATCAACTTGGAAAGCTGCGCGGATCGAAAATCTTCCTAAAATGCATCGAATTTCTGCTGGCTCAGAACATAATGTTGCATTAACTG agAATGGAGAAATTTTATGTTGGGGTTGGAACGAACACGGAAATTGTGGAAATGGTCATACGAAAGATGTAAAATTTCCGGAACAACTGCTTCTGCCCTACAATTACACAGGAATTCATATCGGAAGCGGTGCAGCTCATTCATTTGCA AAAATTTGTAATTCTACTTAA
- the LOC126919181 gene encoding secretion-regulating guanine nucleotide exchange factor isoform X3, translating into MSYSLISWGANSHGQLGQGIESEECVLPCEVDLSKCSLEPKKIKKIVGGAGHTLILDDSGRVYSCGWNNKGQVGFPTKDSILSFRELNEKLKNKVIVDIACGWDCSAALTVEGTLLLWGSNRFGQLGKHPNSLQWTHEPFEVVTGRKIKGISMGLRHTVLLTEDCKILVAGTGSKGQLGLSFSNSKGTLNAAYSFTEVLTLSDIESVSCGQYHTIAVAKDGNIYAFGDNKYGQLGLNTDACPKTFIPIKLSDVQFKLPINMYSGWSHVIVLNDNNIFGWGRNTYGQLGITKLEKASTWKAARIENLPKMHRISAGSEHNVALTENGEILCWGWNEHGNCGNGHTKDVKFPEQLLLPYNYTGIHIGSGAAHSFAG; encoded by the exons ATGTCCTATTCCTTAATATCGTGG GGTGCTAATTCTCACGGCCAACTTGGACAAGGAATTGAGTCGGAAGAGTGTGTTTTACCATGTGAAGTTGATTTATCAAAGTGCTCCCTAGAaccgaaaaaaataaaaaaaatagttGGCGGTGCTGGTCACACGTTAATTTTAGATGATTCTGGTCGCGTTTATTCTTGCGGTTGGAACAATAAAGGACAAGTAGGCTTTCCGACGAAGGATAGTATTTTATCATTTCgagaattaaatgaaaaattaaagaaCAAGGTTATCGTGGATATAGCGTGCGGCTGGGATTGTTCCGCTGCATTAACAGTAGAAGGCACTTTACTCCTGTGGGGCTCGAATCGTTTCGGTCAATTAGGAAAACATCCGAACAGTCTCCAATGGACACACGAACCCTTCGAAGTTGTAACTGGTCgaaaaattaaaggaatttcGATGGGTTTAAGACACACTGTCCTACTAACGGAAGATTGTAAAATTTTAGTAGCAGGAACAGGTAGCAAAGGACAGTTAGGTTTAAGCTTCTCGAATAGTAAGGGAACTTTAAATGCAGCATATAGTTTTACAGAAG ttttaACGTTATCGGACATCGAGAGCGTCAGTTGTGGTCAATACCATACAATCGCGGTAGCGAAAGATggaaatatttatgcatttgGTGATAATAAATACGGGCAATTAGGATTAAATACAGATGCATGTCCAAAAACATTCATTCCAATAAAACTATCGGATGTTCAGTTTAAATTGCCAATTAATATGTACAGTGGTTGGTCGCATGTAATTGtattaaatg ATAATAACATTTTTGGTTGGGGCCGAAATACATATGGGCAGTTAGGTATTACGAAACTCGAAAAGGCATCAACTTGGAAAGCTGCGCGGATCGAAAATCTTCCTAAAATGCATCGAATTTCTGCTGGCTCAGAACATAATGTTGCATTAACTG agAATGGAGAAATTTTATGTTGGGGTTGGAACGAACACGGAAATTGTGGAAATGGTCATACGAAAGATGTAAAATTTCCGGAACAACTGCTTCTGCCCTACAATTACACAGGAATTCATATCGGAAGCGGTGCAGCTCATTCATTTGCA GGATAA
- the LOC126919181 gene encoding secretion-regulating guanine nucleotide exchange factor isoform X1, giving the protein MSYSLISWGANSHGQLGQGIESEECVLPCEVDLSKCSLEPKKIKKIVGGAGHTLILDDSGRVYSCGWNNKGQVGFPTKDSILSFRELNEKLKNKVIVDIACGWDCSAALTVEGTLLLWGSNRFGQLGKHPNSLQWTHEPFEVVTGRKIKGISMGLRHTVLLTEDCKILVAGTGSKGQLGLSFSNSKGTLNAAYSFTEVLTLSDIESVSCGQYHTIAVAKDGNIYAFGDNKYGQLGLNTDACPKTFIPIKLSDVQFKLPINMYSGWSHVIVLNDNNIFGWGRNTYGQLGITKLEKASTWKAARIENLPKMHRISAGSEHNVALTENGEILCWGWNEHGNCGNGHTKDVKFPEQLLLPYNYTGIHIGSGAAHSFALKVNKSQVDR; this is encoded by the exons ATGTCCTATTCCTTAATATCGTGG GGTGCTAATTCTCACGGCCAACTTGGACAAGGAATTGAGTCGGAAGAGTGTGTTTTACCATGTGAAGTTGATTTATCAAAGTGCTCCCTAGAaccgaaaaaaataaaaaaaatagttGGCGGTGCTGGTCACACGTTAATTTTAGATGATTCTGGTCGCGTTTATTCTTGCGGTTGGAACAATAAAGGACAAGTAGGCTTTCCGACGAAGGATAGTATTTTATCATTTCgagaattaaatgaaaaattaaagaaCAAGGTTATCGTGGATATAGCGTGCGGCTGGGATTGTTCCGCTGCATTAACAGTAGAAGGCACTTTACTCCTGTGGGGCTCGAATCGTTTCGGTCAATTAGGAAAACATCCGAACAGTCTCCAATGGACACACGAACCCTTCGAAGTTGTAACTGGTCgaaaaattaaaggaatttcGATGGGTTTAAGACACACTGTCCTACTAACGGAAGATTGTAAAATTTTAGTAGCAGGAACAGGTAGCAAAGGACAGTTAGGTTTAAGCTTCTCGAATAGTAAGGGAACTTTAAATGCAGCATATAGTTTTACAGAAG ttttaACGTTATCGGACATCGAGAGCGTCAGTTGTGGTCAATACCATACAATCGCGGTAGCGAAAGATggaaatatttatgcatttgGTGATAATAAATACGGGCAATTAGGATTAAATACAGATGCATGTCCAAAAACATTCATTCCAATAAAACTATCGGATGTTCAGTTTAAATTGCCAATTAATATGTACAGTGGTTGGTCGCATGTAATTGtattaaatg ATAATAACATTTTTGGTTGGGGCCGAAATACATATGGGCAGTTAGGTATTACGAAACTCGAAAAGGCATCAACTTGGAAAGCTGCGCGGATCGAAAATCTTCCTAAAATGCATCGAATTTCTGCTGGCTCAGAACATAATGTTGCATTAACTG agAATGGAGAAATTTTATGTTGGGGTTGGAACGAACACGGAAATTGTGGAAATGGTCATACGAAAGATGTAAAATTTCCGGAACAACTGCTTCTGCCCTACAATTACACAGGAATTCATATCGGAAGCGGTGCAGCTCATTCATTTGCA TTAAAGGTAAACAAAAGCCAGGTAGATCGATGA